A window from Malassezia restricta chromosome I, complete sequence encodes these proteins:
- a CDS encoding solute carrier family 31 (copper transporter), member 1, which yields MDHAMMHHDMAGMDGHAGHDMSMHEVHQGHGSMDMCRMAMVWNTDTKGMCVVFKSWHVRTERQMLVSCVLVCLFAFAYEWLKLALRRVDEAVAHTEAAHNGTLLYRASDDVPMRTRSGPRRVMPLVHDDALEGDVSKHSVILRVMPRTLQTPARLRMVSTVLYGAQVSLSCFLMLVMMTYNAWLLGALVIGAMIGASYTRHVRTAVGESGAVCH from the coding sequence ATGGACCATGCGATGATGCATCACGACATGGCTGGGATGGACGGGCATGCGGGGCACGATATGAGTATGCACGAGGTGCATCAAGGCCATGGATCGATGGATATGTGTCGCATGGCGATGGTGTGGAATACGGATACGAAAGGCATGTGCGTGGTGTTCAAGTCTTGGCATGTGAGGACGGAGCGGCAGATGCTGGTGTCGTGTGTGCTTGTGTGCCTCTTCGCGTTTGCGTACGAGTGGCTGAAGCTGGCGTTGCGGCGAgtggacgaggcggtggcgcatacggaggcggcgcacaaCGGCACGCTGCTGTACCGTGCGAGTGATGATGTTCCGATGCGGACGCGCTCagggccgcggcgtgtgaTGCCCCTAGTGCAcgatgatgcgctcgagggcgatgTGAGCAAGCATTCTGTGATCCTGCGAGTGATGCCGCGTACACTACAGACGCCGGCGCGACTACGAATGGTATCCACGGTTTTGTATGGCGCCCAAGTGTCGTTGTCCTGTTTCCTGATGCTGGTCATGATGACGTACAATGCATGGCTGCTGGGTGCTCTTGTGATCGGTGCGATGATCGGTGCATCGTACACGCGCCATGTGCGGACGGCCGTCGGCGAGAGTGGCGCCGTGTGTCACTAG